From Lagenorhynchus albirostris chromosome 10, mLagAlb1.1, whole genome shotgun sequence, the proteins below share one genomic window:
- the TREML1 gene encoding trem-like transcript 1 protein isoform X1, which translates to MGPNLLLLLFLGLAGQGSAGSLPEVLQAPVGSSILVQCHYRLQDVKARKVWCRFLPEGCQPLVSSAVDRRAPASSRIFLTDLGGGLLQVEMATLQEEDAGEYGCVVEGISGPQTVHRISLDVLPAEEDEETHQVGSLADISSSDPVGSASPLDPSRDKKSRPLIWGAVLLLGLLVLAVVLFAVMAKRKGNRLSACGRFQSSGVSGSAPSSVVHHISDSGLAADLPSDVPYVRLDSPPSFDNNTYTNLPLDSLSGKHPPPAPSCLPPLPAKAEICSKPVTYATVTFPGGDKSGGASFEPAQDPPNSEIPPS; encoded by the exons ATGGGCCCCAACCTGCTCCTGCTGCTGTTCCTGGGACTAGCAG GCCAGGGCTCGGCTGGCAGCCTCCCTGAGGTGCTGCAGGCGCCTGTGGGGAGCTCCATCCTGGTGCAGTGCCACTACCGACTCCAGGATGTCAAGGCTCGAAAGGTGTGGTGCCGGTTCCTGCCAGAGGGATGCCAGCCCTTGGTGTCGTCAGCTGTGGATCGCAGGGCCCCAGCCAGCAGCCGCATATTTCTCACTGACCTGGGGGGTGGCCTGCTCCAGGTGGAGATGGCTACCCTACAGGAGGAGGATGCCGGAGAGTACGGCTGCGTGGTAGAGGGAATCTCAGGGCCCCAGACTGTGCACAGAATCAGTCTGGATGTGCTCCCTGCAG AGGAGGACGAGGAGACCCATCAGGTCGGGAGTCTGGCTGACATCTCCTCTTCAGATCCTGTAGGCAGTGCCAGCCCTTTGGATCCCAGCCGAGATAAGAAGAG CAGACCCTTGATTTGGGGTGCTGTGCTCCTGCTGGGCCTGCTGGTGCTGGCGGTGGTGCTGTTTGCTGTGATGGCCAAAAGGAAAG GGAACAGGCTTTCTGCTTGTGGACGATTTCAGAGCAGTGGAGTCTCAGGCTCG GCCCCCTCCTCAGTGGTCCACCACATCAGTGACTCTGGACTGGCTGCTGACTTGCCATCGGATGTACCATATGTTAGGCTTGACTCGCCACCTTCCTTTGACAATAACACCTACACCAACCTTCCTCTTGATTCCCTGTCAGGGAaacacccacccccagccccatcctgtTTGCCCCCTCTGCCTGCTAAGGCTGAGATCTGCTCCAAGCCTGTGACATACGCCACAGTCACCTTCCCTGGAGGGGACAAGAGTGGAGGAGCCTCCTTCGAGCCAGCCCAGGATCCACCTAATAGTGAGATTCCACCCAGCTAA
- the TREML1 gene encoding trem-like transcript 1 protein isoform X2 yields the protein MGPNLLLLLFLGLAEEDEETHQVGSLADISSSDPVGSASPLDPSRDKKSRPLIWGAVLLLGLLVLAVVLFAVMAKRKGNRLSACGRFQSSGVSGSAPSSVVHHISDSGLAADLPSDVPYVRLDSPPSFDNNTYTNLPLDSLSGKHPPPAPSCLPPLPAKAEICSKPVTYATVTFPGGDKSGGASFEPAQDPPNSEIPPS from the exons ATGGGCCCCAACCTGCTCCTGCTGCTGTTCCTGGGACTAGCAG AGGAGGACGAGGAGACCCATCAGGTCGGGAGTCTGGCTGACATCTCCTCTTCAGATCCTGTAGGCAGTGCCAGCCCTTTGGATCCCAGCCGAGATAAGAAGAG CAGACCCTTGATTTGGGGTGCTGTGCTCCTGCTGGGCCTGCTGGTGCTGGCGGTGGTGCTGTTTGCTGTGATGGCCAAAAGGAAAG GGAACAGGCTTTCTGCTTGTGGACGATTTCAGAGCAGTGGAGTCTCAGGCTCG GCCCCCTCCTCAGTGGTCCACCACATCAGTGACTCTGGACTGGCTGCTGACTTGCCATCGGATGTACCATATGTTAGGCTTGACTCGCCACCTTCCTTTGACAATAACACCTACACCAACCTTCCTCTTGATTCCCTGTCAGGGAaacacccacccccagccccatcctgtTTGCCCCCTCTGCCTGCTAAGGCTGAGATCTGCTCCAAGCCTGTGACATACGCCACAGTCACCTTCCCTGGAGGGGACAAGAGTGGAGGAGCCTCCTTCGAGCCAGCCCAGGATCCACCTAATAGTGAGATTCCACCCAGCTAA